The Alnus glutinosa chromosome 8, dhAlnGlut1.1, whole genome shotgun sequence DNA segment TTACTCATAGCAGGGTAAGTTTCATACTATGATAATAAACGCACGAGTTATAGATACAGCCACATATCTTTCATGCTACTAGCACACATCATAGTGTATAAGCTAGACCTCATTTCACTCCAAAACGTGTTATTGTAATACTTGCATTCTAGCAAATAAAAGGATAAGAAAACCATGAAGCATTAATTCAATACAGCGACAACCCAATTGACAAATACAAAGATACAACACAACACAGTCCAATCCACAAGGAATCAATGCAAAATTCGAGCACAACCCATGATGCAAAAGTGCAGATACATAGTGAATATAATAACCCAAATCCTAAAAcattacaaaatcaaataaaggaTTGAGATTGAGTCCCACTTACTGACACCATCAATCTCTTCCTTTCTGGTGAAGTACCGGTTTCCTGTTTTGTCCACCCCCGCCAGAGTCCGGCTGCTGAAGTACCCAGCAATCCTCGCAAATAGCTTCGACATCTCTGATTGTAAAGATTCAAATGGGACCCACTATTACTatcatcttcctcttccaaTAATGGCAATCAAACGGTGAAATTGTAGACCAAAACTACTCTCTCTCTGTATACGATAGTGTCGTTTGCAGGGTTATAGGAACTAGGAACACCTGGGTTTCGTTTGGttttcttcctttctccttcttcctcttctgttttcttttttcttttttctttttctttttttcttttttcttttttgtaaatttggtTTGCTTAATTGGTTGGTTCGAAGAAACCCAATTTGTATATTTGGTATTAGTTTTAGAGAGCTCTATGCCTTTATGTGAGTAaagtttatttaataaatattgatattaaaaagaaaaaaaaaatggctcctATCAAATTGTTGTctacagaaatttcctacaaattgatttgtaggaaattttctactacccacatataaaattgacatgtgtcacttgacatgtgagaagtacatgttatttaaatacatgtgtttcttacatgcttttttaataacattaataaaaaaaatatgtgtttctcatatatttaaaagacacatatcCTTTTTATACGTGAGTCGTAAAAAATTTCTACCCATTGTATAAATGGCTAGTAATTATACTAATTaagataataaatataaaagaatatctATAAAATCCATCTACAGCATTTATTTAATACAGGCAAATAAGCCCCATTAAAACTTTCTCACATATTATTGCATGAATTGCTAGTGTAAATTCTCCATCCGTCTAAAACGTAGATGTGAAATATGGGGCTCTAGACTAGATTCCTCGGCTATGGTTCGTAACCTATTgaagtgttttatgttttaagaaTGGTATATGTCCCTCAAATTACTattaatgttccgtttgtttcggcgtaaaatgatttttaaaaaatgattttggtattttacggtatttggtaggggcgaaaataatgatcAACGAAAAtcgttttcagtttgaccgtaaaagtttctttaatttttcgaaaatgatttacgatttttaaaaccgtaaatcgttttctaaaattaaactcttcgttcttacacgcacgtttgatatccgattgtcagaatttagcaattgtcgatCGTTGGAATCCAACCGGtgccggagtccgacaacatccggtcgccgGTATTTTGCCGGCACCGAAATCCAATCACTCCGGCCTCCATATTCCGGCCAAaatattgccggattccggcaaagcTGGCTGGATCTAGCCTaagtggccggaatccggccggctcttgccggatttggccaaaacggccggataTGACCAGATCCTGCCATTTATtgggccggatccggccggaattAGGTCAAACTTTttcgtcggaatccggcgacggcgaccggacgttgccggattctggcagCATTTgtcaaactctgatttttgcattttgtaatttttttgtgcgagccaaacaccgaaaaatattttcgagaaaatcattttttctgaaaatgatttcgtcgaaattattttacgacggaaatcattttacatcgaaacaaacggagtataaatttaaaatgtttctctcaaattttaaattttgagaatATTTCTcacaaactattaaaaaatatctatagACTCCCAATCAAATTGTAGATCCATATGTGATGTTCACAAAGCCTTTCTTTACTGAATACCTCACTCCCCAAGCATCGTGGTGATGCTCCTTGTCAACGACTCGTCTAATTTCTATCGGTGCTTTACTCCATGTTGTGGTTTTTAAGATTGCTTATTGCTGCAGTAGATTTTGTTTCAAGCATGTCCATAGATTGTCTCTTCAAACCGCTATTTTAAGCTGTCTCTTTCTTTACTAGGGGGCCAAGATTCTCTTGGGTCAAGCTATTTATATAGTTTAGAATAATGTTTGTTGCACAACATTTATACACACTTTATACGACAAAGCTGACGTGAAAAGTGTTGCATAACATTAtacactttataaaaaaattgaaaataattttcacgtCATTTTTGTCATATAAAGTATATACAAATATTGTGCAATAAATATTACTCTATAGCATATTCTCAGTAAAATTTATGCACCTTATTAATTGTATTAGAGTTGTTGTTGGGCTGCTTCATTTATCTTTAATGCTTTTTATTTGAAGCATTTTTCCCATTCCTTTCTTCcattgtacatttttttttttttttaacaaatagcgCATGCCATCATATATTAATGAATGAAGTCACATGGCAAGGACAAAAACAAGAGATTCAAGACCCCTAATACCCTAAGCCAGATAAATCTGACTTGAAACAGCAACTTGAACAATACAAATTGTTACGGGAACAATaatgagccactctttacatttaaagCACAACTCACAAATAGAAAAAGGCAGATCTAACACCTAGGCCAACAAATAGTTCAGTAACTTTTAAGCATCACAAAGGCAAACTgtgagaaaacactaaaaaaacgAAATAAAACACTCTAAACCAGAAGCACAAATCGAGACCGGCATCTAGTGGCGCCATCGTCGGCGACGGCGCGTGTACTACATGCACCGCCATCGGAGACCTCCTCAACAGCAGAAATTCGCCAAAAGACCTCAGATCCACCGAAAAACCTCCAACCTTGCCTTGGAAGACAAGCTGTGACACACACACTCGCCGGTCCACAAAAAGACTTCCCTAGCGTGTGTAAGCCACGCGCTGAGCGTGAAGGACCGACACTGCCGTGGCCGGAGGCTACTGGAATTATATATCAATTAGATAAAAATTCCATTTGGTAGCTCCCCTTTTATTTGAAGGGTAagtcttttcacttttttgtagACAACTTTACCCATTCAACAGATGCCCCTTTTGCGTAGTTTTGCTATGTTTCTTCCCTTTCTTGTTCTCCCCCAATTCCCACTGATTGACGGGACCGTACACACACAGAATGGTGGTTTGCCTCGCCGGAGAACACAGAACCAGTCCTCCAAAATCTCCTCCAGGTGAAGTCCCTTCAAAtttccttcacacctcacacaCTTAAAAAACCTAAAATCTTCAAAGCTCAAAAACTAAATCTTCTCAGGAAAAACCCCAGGCTAAATTGCTAAAACCCTTCCCATCCCATTGGTTTTGCAGTGACCCAAACCACACCCACAAAATCAAACTCTGTATTAATATAACCCATCAAAAACTATTGCTTTCTTTGATATAACCATGTGGGTCTCTGCAAATCCTTCAATTTCTAAcatttctttgctttcttttcatTCACACCAAAACCCATTTCTCAGTTTGCCTCATATCTCACTCCCACATAGTCTATCTCAATCTTCACAAAAAACCCAAGTTTATTGTGGTATCCGTGAACTACGAGGGCGGATTGATTCTATAAAAAATACCCATAAAATTACTGAAGCCATGAAGCTCGTCTCGGCTGCAAGGATCCGACGAGCTCAAGAGGCGGTCATCAAGGGCCGGCCCTTCTCGGAGGCCCTTGTAGAAATGTTATACGGTATCAATGAGCAGCTTCAAGTAGAGGATATAGATGTTCCTTTAACAAATGTTAGGCCTGTCAAAAAAGTTGCCCTTGTGGTTATCACCGGCGACCGCGGTCTCTGTGGCAGTTTCAACAatttaattatcaaaaaggCCGAGACCCGGATGGCCGAATTGAAGAATCGTGGATTGGATTACACTGTGATCAGTGTTGGCAAGAAGGGTAATTCGTATTTTAGGCGGAGGGATAATGCATTGGTGGACAGGTTTATTGAAGGAGGGAGTTTCCCTACCACAAAAGGTGCTCAGGCCATTGCTGATGATGTCTTTTCGCTATTTGTTAGTGAAGAGGTTGATAAGGTCGAGCTTGTGTATGCTAAGTTTGTGTCGTTGGTTAAGAGTGTTCCGGTGATTCATACATTGCTTCCATTGTCACCAAGAGGAGTTGTTTGCGATGTGAATGGGAACTGTGTTGATGCCATGGAGGATGAGTTCTTTAGGTTGACGTCTAAGGAGGGGAAGTTGGTTGTGGAAAGGGATAGCGTGAGGACAAAGAGGGAGGCCCTCTCGCCACTTATGCAATTTGAGCAGGATCCAGTTCAGATTCTTGATGCCATGATGCCTCTTTATTTGAATAGTCAGATTTTGAGGGCATTGCAGGAATCACTGGCAAGTGAGCTTGCAGCAAGGATGAATgcaatgagtaatgctacagaTAATGCAGTGGAGTTGAAGAAGACTCTTTCGATTGCTTATAATCGGGCGAGGCAGGCAAAAATTACTGGTGAGTTATTGGAGATCGTTGCTGGAGCTGAGGCACTAAGAGAGGTTGATTGATTGCCATTCCTCCAATCTTTGTCACGAAAATCATCACTTTGATTGACAGTTTCTCGAGGAATGATATCCCGAGTTGTTATACACTTTAAGATCTAGAATGAGGAATCAAGCCAAAAAGATGTTACAGTTTTGTTCTAACATTATGGTGCCCTTCTGTTTATTGTATCACCTCATTCTTTTTCTGCTGATTGATTGATATATGCATTTGTCAAATAAACAGCAGtttgaaaatggaaaatttAGAACAATGACAAGGGAAATTCTTAATGGGGCTCACACTATGGAACTTTGTTGAGCTGGATATTGGTAAGCGTTACTTTCTTAGGCATCTAGAGTATGGGAAGCTTTATCATGTACCACTTGTCCTCCTGCTCTGCATAACTATAATTCATTAAGAAGACTGGTTAGGGCAATCATTTGGTGAAATAGGCTATCTGATTCTCCAGAAAGATAAATCCTTTATGCCAGATTGTTCAGAGTATCTTAATAATCAAATTTACTCAGCTTCTAGTTATGCAAAAAAGTACTGAAGGATGGAACCGTATTCCATTCACCCTGTCCATTAATAAGCACTATGGtagctttcaaaaaaaaaaaaaaaaagcactatGGTAAATAGTCCTATCTATGTCTCATGTTTACTGAAAAAGGTATACATggatttgagaaatgattgttgtacaactcttgacaCAATTTTTGTCTAACTTTGCCTATatggcattttattttattttatttttttcaaaaataatgaaacCACTTTGGAGAAAAATGCTAGGTCATTTCTGGATAGGTTCATTTGATGAAAATTGATGGGTCTTTGACtttggttgttcttcattggaTGTTTCATACCTCTTCCACGATTGCTATGGTTCATTGGTTTGTATCTtcctgaaaaagaaaacaatatagGTAAAAAACAAAGGAACTGGTCAAGATCATACCCTGCATGAGGAACACGTTCGTCAATAATTTGGCAGAAgtgaaagataattcaaaattatcccaaaaacaaaaaggaacaaTTTCAAGACAGGCTCATTAGATTATCACCATGTGATTTTAATGCATATCAAAATGATTGAATTTACTGTTTCttattagatttaatttttaaaatagttggtaatttaacatgatatcataaCAGAGTTTCTGAATCAACTCGTGAATAaagatgttagaatattaatcaaataattaaattcatcattttattATCCGCTTAAACTTTTAACATAAGTGATAACATGGTATAAGAGtagaaatgaaaaatgtaaATGTGAGGGGTTTAAAGTTTGAGAGCCCCTTTTATAAGGATGTGCTGTAAAACACCACTTTTACAGTCTCCAATAGAAATTCAacagatacaaaaaaaaatactataacagAATAATATGATGAAAACACCGGATCTTTTAGCCAAACTAGTCATCCAAACTAGTCAAGTATTACTGCCACCACGACTCTGTGCTCGTCTATCTTtcattcttcaatcttcattccTCTAAGCTCTGCACGGTACCACCACCATCAATGGCCTTCACAAGCTCTTTCCCAAAACAGCCCAACCCATGTTCTCCCTCACCCTCCCAAACCAAAAATCTCCTAGGATTTATTCCTTCACGATCTTTTTCAACCCCAAATTTATCTTccattcttcaatcttcattccTCTAAGCTTTGCACGGTACCACCACCATCAATGGCCTTCACAAGCTCTTTCCCAAAAAAGCCCAACCCATGTTTTCCCTCACCCTCCCAAACCAAAAATCTCCTAGGATTTATTCCTTCACGATCTTTTTCAACCccaaatttgagattctcaactACCAATCAACACTCTTCGACAAGAACAAGCTCCAAGAGGCAAATTACGGCTGTAGACTTCGACGTATTCCGGTGATGACTCCGTGGATTTCGGCTTCGGCGTTCGGCTGGATCTGCcaagaaaacaaaaccaatGAACAAAAGAgcactttttaaattttcttccttgcaaagaCCCCATCACCCCATCGGATTTGCCAACAAAACTGaggaaatattaaaaaaaaaaaaaaaaaatcaaggggaAAAGACAACCACCCAACCACCGAAATCTGCCAAAGACCACCACCCAAAGCCACCATATTCTGGCGAAGTGTATAGAAATCATCATTCTCTAATTTGTTTTAAAGGATTGGgtgttttcatatttattgtattttttggtttttgatgaCTTATCCACTTATAATTGGTTGTTGTAAAATGAGGGGTTTATAGAGACCTTCTAGGAATTCATGCTACATCACGAAGCTAGAGCTATAGGAGAGAAGAGGCGAAGTGTGGTGCAAGGAAAGGCTGTGACGAgaggagaaaaatgaagagaagaagacCCGCTGtgctagaagaaaagaaaactctagaaaaaattaaaaaaatgaagaggggTGCGGCGCTTAGGTTTAAGTAGggttagggtgtttttttttttttttcttcatgcgGTACAGGGCAGGGCGGGTTCCTGGGGTTTTTAAAAATCCCAACTCTCAACCCGCCCTGCCCTGTACGGATATGTCATTTTTGGACTATTTCTCgcaaaaaattaactaaaaactaaaattttcaaGATAAGATACAAACGCGAGATGGTGCATGTGGGCAGGTTTTTGCCCAACCCTACTTATAGAAGATATTCTCTTACAGATTACACACTAATTTGCAACATTTCAACATATACTTTATTTTGGTAGCTAATTTAGCGGCCAGTTGTTCACACCCTATTCCAACCATGTTGTccagttttttttccttttttgttttgttttgggtaCAAATATCAAAagattttatatttgattttataaatCCAATCAATTATGAAAAGAGGCAGGGGCCAGGGTGGTCATTCCGCCATCTATCTTGACTCTGGAGAGGATTGGAGTCTGGAGATATGCCATAACCATCAAATCAGAtgagttttctttattttatttttttttctgaagtGGGTGGCTGATTTGAAGGTGAGGATTGGG contains these protein-coding regions:
- the LOC133876457 gene encoding ATP synthase gamma chain, chloroplastic-like, which gives rise to MWVSANPSISNISLLSFHSHQNPFLSLPHISLPHSLSQSSQKTQVYCGIRELRGRIDSIKNTHKITEAMKLVSAARIRRAQEAVIKGRPFSEALVEMLYGINEQLQVEDIDVPLTNVRPVKKVALVVITGDRGLCGSFNNLIIKKAETRMAELKNRGLDYTVISVGKKGNSYFRRRDNALVDRFIEGGSFPTTKGAQAIADDVFSLFVSEEVDKVELVYAKFVSLVKSVPVIHTLLPLSPRGVVCDVNGNCVDAMEDEFFRLTSKEGKLVVERDSVRTKREALSPLMQFEQDPVQILDAMMPLYLNSQILRALQESLASELAARMNAMSNATDNAVELKKTLSIAYNRARQAKITGELLEIVAGAEALREVD